The following are from one region of the Amycolatopsis sp. QT-25 genome:
- a CDS encoding flavin reductase family protein: protein MSRESSFPPGSNLYRPPAQFFRGCLGRFATGVAVVTFDATAADGTVKRHGLTVNSFTAVSMDPPLVLVSIQRTVKSHDLLTGRPFAVNVLGAEQEALAMNFAGRPTPEGAPVWVEGGHAPRLGGVLSWFDCTSWAAYDGGDHTLFLGEVREFDYRSGDALGFVDGQFSTIHESVQGHESLF, encoded by the coding sequence ATGTCGCGTGAGTCCAGCTTTCCGCCGGGCTCGAATCTCTATCGGCCTCCCGCGCAGTTCTTCCGAGGCTGTCTCGGCCGGTTCGCGACGGGTGTCGCCGTCGTGACCTTCGACGCCACCGCGGCCGATGGGACGGTGAAACGGCACGGCCTGACGGTGAACTCCTTCACCGCGGTTTCGATGGATCCGCCGCTGGTGCTCGTCTCGATCCAGCGGACCGTGAAGAGCCACGACCTGCTCACGGGCCGCCCCTTCGCGGTCAACGTCCTCGGTGCGGAACAGGAGGCGCTCGCGATGAACTTCGCCGGCCGCCCGACTCCCGAAGGGGCGCCGGTCTGGGTCGAAGGCGGGCACGCGCCGCGGCTCGGCGGCGTCCTCAGCTGGTTCGACTGCACGTCATGGGCCGCCTACGACGGCGGCGACCACACCCTGTTCCTCGGCGAGGTGCGGGAGTTCGACTACCGATCCGGTGACGCGCTCGGCTTCGTCGACGGGCAGTTCTCGACCATCCACGAATCCGTGCAAGGCCACGAATCCCTGTTCTGA
- a CDS encoding fumarylacetoacetate hydrolase family protein, translated as MGTHETSAPSGRASGPLDTRPGKIIAVHLSYASRAAQRGRRPANPSYFFKPSSSIGTSGGTVERPAGTELLAFEGEIALVIGTTARWVEPDKAWEHVAAVTAANDFGLYDLRAADKGSNVRSKGGDGYTPLGPGLIDARDIDPSSLRIRTWVNGDLVQEDSTAGLLFPLRQFVSDLSQHFTLEPGDVILTGTPAGSTVVSPGDVVVVEVDVPGTSASSGRLHTTVTQGIRSFSDTGGLPEVDDKQRAEAWGTPVEEAAGKDSPAIGEELRAKLLRAPVAGLSAQLRKRGLNNVAIDGVRPNLPGSKVVGTARTLRFVPNREDLFKSHGGGYNAQKRLFDSVGSGEVIVIEARGDKGSGTLGDVLALRARYLGAAGVITDGGVRDFEAVAATGLPVFSQGPHPAVLGRKHVPWDTDVAVACGGATVLPGDIIVGDDDGVVVIPPALAEEVADATLVQEDEDAWIAEQVGQGRPIEGLFPLNQSWRERYEAWQKKQ; from the coding sequence ATGGGCACTCACGAGACATCAGCGCCTTCCGGCCGCGCGTCCGGTCCGCTGGACACCCGGCCGGGCAAGATCATCGCCGTCCATCTCAGCTACGCGTCACGGGCCGCGCAGCGCGGGCGGCGTCCGGCGAACCCGTCGTACTTCTTCAAACCGTCGAGCTCGATCGGCACGTCCGGCGGCACGGTCGAACGTCCAGCCGGGACCGAACTGCTGGCCTTCGAGGGTGAGATCGCGCTGGTCATCGGCACCACGGCCCGGTGGGTCGAACCCGACAAGGCGTGGGAGCACGTCGCCGCGGTCACCGCCGCGAACGACTTCGGTCTCTACGATCTGCGTGCGGCGGACAAGGGCTCCAACGTCCGGTCCAAGGGCGGTGACGGCTACACCCCGCTCGGCCCCGGCCTCATCGACGCACGTGACATCGATCCCTCGTCGCTGCGTATCCGCACCTGGGTGAACGGCGACCTGGTGCAGGAGGACAGCACGGCCGGGCTGCTGTTTCCGTTGCGGCAGTTCGTTTCCGACCTCTCCCAGCACTTCACCCTCGAACCGGGCGACGTCATCCTCACCGGCACTCCCGCCGGTTCGACGGTGGTCTCCCCCGGCGACGTCGTGGTGGTCGAAGTGGACGTACCCGGCACCTCCGCCAGCAGCGGACGGCTGCACACCACCGTCACCCAGGGAATCCGGTCCTTTTCGGACACCGGCGGCCTACCCGAGGTCGACGACAAGCAGCGCGCCGAGGCTTGGGGCACGCCGGTGGAGGAAGCTGCCGGGAAGGACAGTCCCGCGATCGGCGAGGAGCTCCGGGCCAAGCTACTGCGCGCACCTGTCGCCGGCTTGTCCGCCCAGCTGCGCAAGCGGGGCTTGAACAACGTCGCGATCGACGGTGTACGCCCGAATCTGCCCGGCTCGAAGGTCGTCGGCACGGCGAGGACCTTGCGTTTCGTCCCGAACCGCGAAGACCTGTTCAAGTCCCACGGCGGCGGCTACAACGCGCAGAAACGCCTGTTCGACTCGGTCGGCAGCGGCGAGGTGATCGTCATCGAAGCCCGCGGTGACAAGGGTTCCGGAACGCTCGGGGACGTCTTGGCGTTGCGGGCACGCTATCTCGGCGCGGCCGGGGTGATCACCGACGGCGGGGTCCGTGACTTCGAAGCCGTCGCCGCGACCGGGCTCCCGGTGTTCTCCCAGGGCCCGCATCCGGCGGTCCTCGGCCGCAAGCACGTGCCGTGGGACACCGACGTCGCGGTCGCCTGCGGCGGTGCCACCGTGCTGCCCGGCGACATCATCGTCGGGGACGACGACGGCGTGGTCGTCATCCCGCCGGCGCTGGCCGAAGAGGTCGCCGACGCGACACTCGTCCAGGAGGACGAGGACGCCTGGATCGCCGAGCAGGTCGGCCAGGGCCGCCCGATCGAGGGGCTCTTCCCGCTGAACCAGTCGTGGCGGGAAAGGTATGAGGCATGGCAGAAGAAGCAGTGA
- the hpaH gene encoding 2-oxo-hept-4-ene-1,7-dioate hydratase, giving the protein MLEQETITAIADELAAAEETRKTIPLLTARYPEMTVEDSYAVQNEWRRRGIAAGRRPVGRKIGLTSKVMQAATGITEPDYGAIFADMVFENGSVLEHSRFSNVRIEVELAFVLRDSLAGPDTTVFDVLRATEYVVPALEILSSRIEMAGRTIVDTISDNAAMGGMVYGGNPVAVDAVDLRWVSALLYRNETIEESGVAAAVLNHPANGVAWLANKLAQHGDHLDPGDIVLAGSFTRPMWVRPGDTVTADYRDLGAITCRFV; this is encoded by the coding sequence ATGCTCGAACAGGAAACGATCACCGCGATCGCCGACGAACTGGCGGCCGCGGAGGAGACCCGGAAGACGATCCCGCTGCTGACGGCACGTTATCCGGAAATGACCGTCGAGGACTCCTATGCCGTGCAGAACGAATGGCGGCGGCGGGGCATCGCGGCGGGGCGCCGTCCGGTCGGCCGCAAGATCGGGCTCACGTCGAAGGTCATGCAGGCCGCCACCGGGATCACCGAACCCGATTACGGCGCCATCTTCGCGGACATGGTGTTCGAGAACGGATCCGTGCTCGAACACAGCCGGTTCTCGAACGTGCGCATCGAGGTCGAGCTGGCCTTCGTGCTCCGTGATTCCCTCGCCGGACCGGACACCACGGTGTTCGACGTCCTGCGCGCGACCGAGTACGTCGTGCCCGCACTGGAGATCCTGTCGTCGCGCATCGAAATGGCGGGACGGACCATCGTGGACACGATCAGCGACAACGCCGCCATGGGCGGGATGGTCTACGGCGGCAATCCGGTCGCCGTGGACGCCGTCGACCTGCGGTGGGTTTCCGCGTTGTTGTACCGCAACGAAACCATCGAGGAATCCGGTGTCGCCGCCGCGGTGTTGAACCATCCCGCGAACGGTGTCGCCTGGCTGGCGAACAAACTCGCGCAGCACGGCGACCACCTCGATCCGGGTGACATCGTGCTGGCGGGCTCGTTCACCCGGCCGATGTGGGTGCGTCCCGGCGACACCGTGACCGCCGACTACCGGGACCTGGGGGCGATCACGTGCCGCTTCGTCTAG
- the hpaD gene encoding 3,4-dihydroxyphenylacetate 2,3-dioxygenase produces the protein MKPIPTPKSPPPDVLRCAYMELVVTDLARSRAFYADVLGLTVTEEDDTTVSLRTIDEFIHHNLVLRQGPVAAVAAFSYRVRSPEDLDKAVAFYTELGCRVERKENGFIRGIGDSVRVQDPLGFPLEFFHDVQHVDRLSWRYDLHVPGALVRLDHFNQVTPDVPLAVKHMEDLDFRVTEDIQDDQGVTYAAWMRRKPTVHDTAMTGGDGPRMHHVAFATHEKHNILSICDKLGSLRMSDHIERGPGRHGVSNAFYLYLRDPDGHRVEIYTQDYYTGDPDNPVVTWDVHDNQRRDWWGTPVVPSWYTDASLVLDLDGKPQPVAARTEDSELEVTIGADGFSYTRKGDDDGELPAWKQGEYKLGNQL, from the coding sequence ATGAAGCCGATCCCCACCCCCAAATCACCGCCGCCGGACGTCCTGCGCTGCGCGTACATGGAACTCGTCGTCACCGACCTGGCGCGGTCACGTGCCTTCTACGCCGACGTCCTCGGACTGACGGTGACCGAAGAGGACGACACCACGGTCAGCCTCCGCACGATCGACGAGTTCATCCATCACAACCTCGTACTGCGCCAGGGCCCGGTCGCCGCGGTCGCGGCGTTCTCCTACCGGGTGCGGTCGCCGGAGGACCTGGACAAGGCCGTCGCGTTCTACACCGAACTGGGCTGCCGGGTGGAACGCAAGGAAAACGGTTTCATCAGGGGCATCGGGGACTCGGTGCGCGTGCAGGACCCGCTCGGCTTCCCGCTCGAGTTCTTCCACGACGTCCAGCACGTCGACCGGCTCAGCTGGCGCTACGACCTGCACGTTCCGGGCGCTCTCGTCCGGCTCGACCACTTCAACCAGGTCACGCCGGACGTCCCGCTCGCGGTCAAGCACATGGAGGACCTCGATTTCCGGGTCACCGAAGACATCCAGGACGACCAGGGCGTCACCTACGCGGCCTGGATGCGCCGCAAGCCGACCGTGCACGACACCGCGATGACCGGTGGCGACGGACCGCGGATGCACCACGTCGCCTTCGCCACCCACGAGAAGCACAACATCCTGTCCATCTGCGACAAACTCGGCTCACTGCGGATGTCGGACCACATCGAACGCGGCCCCGGCAGGCACGGCGTCTCGAACGCATTCTACCTGTACCTGCGCGACCCGGACGGGCACCGCGTCGAGATCTACACGCAGGACTACTACACCGGTGACCCCGACAACCCGGTCGTCACCTGGGACGTGCACGACAATCAGCGCCGCGACTGGTGGGGCACGCCGGTGGTCCCGTCCTGGTACACCGACGCCTCCCTCGTGCTCGACCTCGACGGTAAACCGCAGCCGGTGGCCGCGAGAACCGAGGACAGCGAACTGGAGGTCACCATCGGCGCCGACGGCTTCTCCTACACCCGCAAGGGTGACGACGACGGCGAACTGCCGGCCTGGAAACAGGGCGAGTACAAACTCGGCAACCAGCTCTGA
- a CDS encoding aldolase/citrate lyase family protein, protein MWVTSGSPVVAEICAGSGLDWLLVDTEHSPAGLETVQALLQTIAAYPITPMVRAPSGDAVALKQLLDLGAQNLLVPMVDSAEEAEAVVRAVRYPPRGVRGVGSALSRSARWNRVEDYLAKAEEFTSLFVQIESTAGVAAAAEIAAVDGVDGVFVGPSDLAASIGLLGKQTHPDVTAAVLRTFEAVRAQGKPVGVNAFDPAQAQRYLAAGASFVLVGADVTLLAQGSEALARRHADH, encoded by the coding sequence ATGTGGGTCACGTCGGGCAGCCCGGTCGTCGCGGAGATCTGCGCGGGCTCCGGACTCGACTGGCTGCTCGTCGACACCGAGCACTCCCCCGCCGGGCTCGAAACGGTGCAAGCGTTACTGCAGACGATCGCCGCGTATCCCATCACGCCGATGGTGCGTGCCCCGTCCGGTGACGCCGTCGCGCTGAAGCAGTTGCTCGACCTGGGCGCGCAGAACCTGCTGGTACCCATGGTCGACAGCGCGGAGGAGGCGGAGGCCGTCGTGCGGGCCGTTCGCTATCCGCCGCGAGGCGTGCGCGGCGTCGGCAGTGCTTTGTCGCGGTCGGCGCGCTGGAACCGCGTCGAGGACTACCTCGCGAAGGCCGAGGAGTTCACGTCGCTGTTCGTCCAGATCGAGTCGACGGCAGGTGTCGCGGCCGCCGCCGAGATCGCCGCTGTCGACGGGGTGGACGGGGTCTTCGTCGGCCCATCCGACCTGGCCGCCTCGATTGGGCTGCTCGGAAAGCAGACGCACCCCGACGTCACAGCGGCCGTCTTGCGCACCTTCGAGGCCGTCCGCGCCCAGGGGAAACCGGTGGGGGTCAACGCGTTCGACCCGGCACAGGCTCAGCGTTACCTTGCTGCCGGCGCTTCTTTCGTGCTGGTGGGCGCCGATGTCACCCTGCTCGCTCAAGGCTCGGAGGCGCTCGCGCGACGGCATGCGGATCATTGA
- the hpaE gene encoding 5-carboxymethyl-2-hydroxymuconate semialdehyde dehydrogenase, translating into MTSTTPRPIPDGVPERIRHYIGGELTDSADGAVFDVLDPVTNEVYVRAAAGKKADIDRAVAAARKAFTEGPWPKLLPRERSRVLNRIADLVESRDKRLAALESFDSGLPISQALGQARRAAENFRFFADLIVAQADDTYKVPGRQINYVNRKPIGVAGLITPWNTPFMLESWKLAPALATGNTVVLKPAEFTPLSASLWAEIFEEAGLPQGVFNLVNGFGEDAGDALVKHPDVPLISFTGESGTGSLIFGNAAPFLKGLSMELGGKSPAIVFADADLETAIDATIFGVFSLNGERCTAGSRILVERAIYDEFVERYAAQAERVVVGDPSEPGTEVGALVHPEHYEKVMKYIEIGKTEARLVAGGGRPDGFPTGNYVAPTVFADVEPDARIFQEEIFGPVVAITPFDTEEEALELANNTKYGLAAYVWTNDLKRAHNFAQSVEAGMVWLNSNNVRDLRTPFGGVKASGLGHEGGYRSIDFYTDQQAVHINLGEVHNPAFGKG; encoded by the coding sequence TTGACCAGCACGACTCCCCGGCCGATCCCCGACGGCGTCCCGGAGCGGATCCGGCACTACATCGGCGGCGAACTCACCGACTCGGCCGATGGCGCCGTTTTCGACGTCCTCGACCCGGTGACCAACGAGGTCTACGTCCGCGCCGCCGCCGGAAAGAAGGCCGACATCGACCGCGCCGTCGCCGCCGCGCGGAAGGCGTTCACCGAAGGCCCCTGGCCGAAATTGCTGCCGCGCGAGCGTTCGCGCGTGCTGAACCGCATCGCGGATCTCGTCGAGTCGCGGGACAAGCGGCTCGCGGCACTGGAGAGCTTCGACTCGGGCTTGCCGATTTCACAGGCGCTGGGGCAGGCTCGCCGGGCCGCGGAGAACTTCCGGTTCTTCGCCGACCTGATCGTCGCGCAGGCCGACGACACCTACAAGGTGCCCGGCCGTCAGATCAACTACGTCAACCGCAAGCCGATCGGTGTCGCCGGGCTGATCACGCCGTGGAACACCCCGTTCATGCTGGAATCGTGGAAACTCGCCCCCGCGCTGGCGACCGGCAACACCGTCGTGCTCAAACCCGCCGAGTTCACCCCGCTCTCCGCGTCGCTGTGGGCGGAGATCTTCGAAGAGGCCGGGCTCCCGCAGGGCGTGTTCAACCTCGTCAACGGCTTCGGCGAGGACGCGGGCGACGCGCTGGTGAAGCACCCGGACGTCCCGCTCATCTCCTTCACCGGCGAGAGTGGGACCGGCAGCCTGATCTTCGGGAACGCGGCGCCGTTCCTCAAAGGCTTGTCGATGGAGCTGGGCGGCAAGTCACCCGCCATCGTCTTCGCCGACGCCGATCTGGAGACCGCGATCGACGCGACCATCTTCGGCGTGTTCTCCCTCAACGGCGAACGCTGCACGGCGGGCAGCCGGATCCTGGTCGAGCGCGCGATCTACGACGAGTTCGTCGAGCGGTACGCCGCGCAAGCCGAACGGGTGGTGGTGGGTGACCCGAGCGAGCCCGGGACCGAGGTCGGCGCATTGGTGCATCCCGAGCACTACGAAAAGGTCATGAAGTACATCGAGATCGGGAAGACCGAGGCCAGGCTGGTCGCCGGCGGCGGCCGCCCCGACGGCTTCCCGACCGGGAACTACGTGGCGCCGACGGTGTTCGCCGACGTCGAACCGGACGCCCGGATCTTCCAGGAGGAAATCTTCGGCCCGGTCGTCGCGATCACGCCGTTCGACACCGAGGAAGAGGCGCTCGAACTCGCGAACAACACGAAGTACGGGCTCGCGGCCTACGTCTGGACCAACGACCTCAAGCGGGCGCACAACTTCGCGCAGTCCGTCGAGGCGGGCATGGTGTGGCTCAACTCGAACAACGTCCGTGATCTGCGCACCCCCTTCGGCGGGGTCAAGGCGTCCGGACTGGGGCACGAGGGCGGCTACCGCTCGATCGACTTCTACACCGACCAGCAGGCGGTGCACATCAATCTCGGCGAGGTGCACAACCCCGCCTTCGGCAAGGGCTGA
- a CDS encoding GntR family transcriptional regulator gives MAEEAVKTTSKSELAYEWLRERIARHEYGPGYRLVLAEIAGALDMSVVPVREAIRRLEAERLVTFERNVGARVAMVDQNEYVHAMQTLGVVEGVATALSAPGLSEEDIAKARRVNERMIALLDHFDAHEFTALNQRFHSLLFACCPNPQILDLVHQGWTRLSGLRDSTFAFIPDRAHRSVEEHEKLLRLISGKADPLDIEFAARNHRWATMQAFLDARERAKR, from the coding sequence ATGGCAGAAGAAGCAGTGAAGACCACCAGCAAGTCCGAACTCGCCTACGAGTGGCTGCGGGAGCGGATCGCCCGGCACGAGTACGGGCCCGGCTACCGGCTCGTTCTCGCCGAGATCGCCGGCGCGCTCGACATGAGCGTCGTCCCGGTGCGCGAGGCGATCCGGCGGCTGGAGGCCGAACGGCTGGTGACCTTCGAGCGCAACGTCGGCGCGCGCGTGGCGATGGTGGACCAGAACGAGTACGTCCACGCGATGCAGACCCTCGGCGTGGTCGAAGGGGTCGCCACCGCGCTGTCCGCGCCCGGACTGTCCGAAGAGGACATCGCGAAAGCACGCCGGGTGAACGAGCGCATGATCGCGCTGCTGGACCACTTCGACGCGCACGAGTTCACCGCGCTGAACCAGCGGTTCCACTCGCTGCTGTTCGCCTGCTGTCCCAACCCGCAGATCCTCGACCTCGTGCACCAGGGTTGGACGCGGCTGTCCGGACTGCGTGACTCGACCTTCGCGTTCATCCCCGACCGCGCACACCGGTCGGTCGAGGAACACGAAAAGCTTCTCCGGCTGATCTCCGGGAAAGCCGACCCGCTCGACATCGAATTCGCCGCGCGCAATCACCGCTGGGCCACCATGCAGGCCTTTTTGGACGCGCGAGAGCGCGCGAAACGCTGA
- a CDS encoding MFS transporter, protein MSNPAQDARTPGRTAPPSSDRRRVAFATVVGTTVEWYDFFVYASAAGLVFGKLFFSGLGANSTLVSFATVGVSFLFRPLGAFLAGHFGDKYGRRVVLVLTLILMGAATTLIGVLPTFDQIGVLAPVLLILLRILQGVSAGGEWGGAVLMAVEHAPPRRRGLFGASPQIGVPLGLLLASGVLALTSLLVPGQAFLDWGWRIPFLLSVGLILVGHYVRRRVEESPVFREIAERREQTRTPIIQLFRKHSVLVLVAALVFAGNNAVGYMTTGGYIQNYATNPKGPIGLDRGPVLWAVTASAATWLLSTWAAGAVSDRIGRRRTYVLGWIAQLAGVAVLFPLVDSGNIVLLALGLVILSVGLGFTYGQQAAFYAELFPASIRFSGVSISYALGAILGGAFAPTIATALVGATGTSMSVAVYLAGMTVVGLVATLLLRDRSGIPLGPDHEAEQAVSPLRFGK, encoded by the coding sequence GTGTCGAATCCAGCGCAGGATGCCCGCACGCCCGGCCGGACCGCCCCACCGTCTTCCGATCGGCGCCGGGTCGCCTTCGCGACCGTCGTCGGCACCACGGTCGAGTGGTACGACTTCTTCGTTTACGCGTCCGCCGCCGGCCTCGTGTTCGGCAAGCTGTTCTTCTCCGGTCTCGGTGCCAACAGCACCCTCGTTTCCTTCGCCACGGTGGGCGTGAGCTTCCTGTTCCGTCCGCTCGGTGCCTTCCTGGCCGGGCATTTCGGCGACAAGTACGGCCGTCGTGTGGTCTTGGTGCTCACCTTGATCCTGATGGGTGCCGCGACCACGCTGATCGGTGTGCTCCCGACCTTCGACCAGATCGGGGTCCTCGCGCCGGTGCTGCTGATCCTGCTGCGGATCCTGCAAGGGGTTTCGGCGGGCGGTGAATGGGGCGGCGCCGTGCTGATGGCCGTCGAACACGCGCCGCCTCGGCGAAGGGGTCTCTTCGGTGCCTCGCCGCAGATCGGCGTTCCGCTCGGCCTGCTGCTGGCCTCCGGTGTCCTCGCGCTGACCAGCCTGCTCGTTCCCGGCCAGGCGTTCCTCGACTGGGGCTGGCGGATTCCGTTCCTGCTCAGCGTCGGGCTGATCCTGGTCGGCCACTACGTGCGGCGCCGGGTCGAGGAGAGCCCCGTCTTCCGGGAGATCGCCGAACGCCGCGAGCAGACCCGGACCCCGATCATCCAGCTGTTCCGCAAGCACTCCGTGCTCGTCCTGGTGGCCGCGCTGGTGTTCGCGGGCAACAACGCCGTCGGCTACATGACCACCGGCGGTTACATCCAGAACTACGCGACCAACCCGAAGGGGCCGATCGGCCTCGACCGCGGACCGGTGTTGTGGGCGGTGACCGCGTCGGCGGCGACCTGGTTGCTCTCGACGTGGGCGGCGGGCGCGGTGTCCGACCGGATCGGCAGGCGGCGCACCTACGTACTGGGCTGGATCGCGCAGCTCGCCGGCGTCGCGGTGCTCTTTCCGTTGGTGGACAGCGGCAACATCGTGTTGCTGGCGCTCGGGTTGGTCATCCTCAGTGTCGGTCTAGGGTTCACCTACGGTCAACAAGCCGCGTTCTACGCGGAGCTGTTCCCCGCCTCGATCCGGTTCTCCGGTGTTTCGATCTCCTACGCGCTCGGTGCGATCCTCGGTGGCGCTTTCGCGCCGACGATCGCGACCGCCCTGGTCGGCGCGACCGGCACGTCGATGTCCGTGGCCGTTTACCTGGCGGGGATGACCGTCGTCGGCCTCGTCGCCACCTTGCTGCTGCGGGACCGGTCGGGGATCCCGCTCGGACCGGACCACGAAGCCGAGCAGGCGGTGAGCCCGCTCCGATTCGGTAAGTGA
- a CDS encoding helix-turn-helix domain-containing protein, with protein sequence MASDPRKTSSTSQTLSRGIRVLEVLADAREALSVDQIAEGLGVHRSIAYRLIRTLEDHGLLVREHAGRFELGTRLAALAAGIKHDLQAAALPELTAVANELGMTCFVAVMDREECVTLVSVEPRHAVASVAQRPGSRHPLTAGAPGRAILSQLPSEDWSREVRETAARGYADSQGEVIENLSSVAVPLPLRGHDPAALAVVHLSSTRAPAELAERLKAAAKAVRDALGG encoded by the coding sequence ATGGCTTCGGACCCCCGCAAGACTTCCAGCACGTCTCAGACGCTCAGCCGAGGCATCCGCGTGCTCGAAGTCCTCGCCGACGCACGAGAAGCACTCAGCGTCGACCAGATCGCCGAAGGCCTCGGCGTCCATCGGTCGATCGCGTACCGGCTCATCCGCACACTCGAGGACCACGGGCTTCTCGTCCGGGAGCACGCGGGAAGATTCGAACTCGGGACGCGGCTGGCCGCGCTCGCGGCGGGGATCAAGCACGACCTGCAGGCCGCCGCGCTGCCCGAACTGACCGCGGTCGCGAACGAACTCGGCATGACGTGTTTCGTGGCGGTGATGGACCGCGAAGAATGCGTGACCCTGGTCAGCGTGGAACCCCGGCACGCCGTCGCGTCCGTCGCGCAGCGCCCGGGGTCCAGGCATCCACTCACCGCGGGCGCACCCGGCCGCGCCATCCTTTCCCAGCTGCCGTCCGAAGACTGGTCCCGGGAAGTACGAGAAACGGCCGCCCGCGGATACGCGGACAGCCAGGGCGAAGTGATCGAGAACCTGAGCTCGGTGGCGGTGCCCCTCCCCCTGCGCGGTCACGATCCGGCGGCACTCGCCGTCGTCCATCTGTCGAGCACACGGGCCCCCGCCGAGCTCGCGGAGCGGCTCAAGGCGGCGGCGAAGGCCGTCCGTGACGCTCTCGGCGGATGA